One stretch of Corynebacterium imitans DNA includes these proteins:
- a CDS encoding alpha/beta fold hydrolase — protein sequence MSTRETQVTCPAGAIVGTSDGEVRTFHSIPYAHLPAPFNPPEPAPTGLLIDATAPEHGGNRLSIATPEGARRNDDLPVLVYIHGGRFEEGSHTDTYSNAEGFAREGFVHVRVGYRLKFPGMLPFADDAPHEYRAVQDCATALTWIQRNIEAFGGDPTNVTLVGHSAGADITLWLARRDHFKGEFRRAVAASPVFPRRSFESRRWAARGALGTPLLRGELNALAARNPQRLARAYGRFRTQYITDIALGPFPFDAAALADVPLIVTSTRDEFMPTGRPFDRAGIGKPAARVMARHMGVAKGKARGYFAHAAAMDPRAVGGRLISDAMCRRWVDDIAEGAPGALWQAELYPTDTRPAYHSKELRPAFTIGSGLNAWLTHFARTGEAGWRRYTDAKTVIRVRLDGTGAAEVTDPLGYLRGVFGPVS from the coding sequence ATGTCTACGCGCGAAACCCAAGTCACGTGTCCCGCTGGGGCGATCGTCGGCACCAGCGACGGCGAGGTCCGCACCTTCCACTCCATCCCCTACGCACACCTCCCGGCCCCCTTCAATCCGCCCGAGCCCGCGCCGACGGGCTTGCTTATCGACGCCACCGCCCCGGAACACGGTGGCAACCGTCTTTCCATCGCCACCCCCGAGGGCGCGCGCAGAAACGACGACCTGCCGGTGCTCGTCTACATCCACGGCGGGCGCTTCGAGGAAGGCAGCCACACCGATACCTACAGCAACGCCGAAGGCTTTGCGCGCGAGGGTTTCGTGCACGTGCGCGTGGGCTACCGGCTGAAGTTCCCCGGCATGCTGCCGTTTGCCGACGACGCGCCACACGAATACCGGGCGGTGCAGGACTGCGCCACGGCGCTCACGTGGATCCAGCGCAACATCGAGGCCTTCGGCGGGGATCCCACCAACGTGACGCTCGTCGGCCATAGCGCCGGCGCGGACATCACGCTCTGGCTTGCACGCCGCGACCACTTCAAAGGCGAATTCCGGCGCGCGGTGGCAGCCTCCCCGGTCTTCCCGCGCCGCAGTTTCGAATCTCGCAGGTGGGCTGCACGCGGCGCGCTCGGCACGCCCCTTTTGCGCGGCGAGCTCAACGCGTTGGCCGCGCGCAACCCGCAGCGCCTCGCGCGCGCCTACGGGCGCTTCCGCACCCAGTACATCACCGACATCGCGCTCGGCCCCTTCCCGTTTGACGCGGCCGCGCTTGCCGACGTCCCACTCATAGTCACCTCCACACGCGACGAATTCATGCCCACCGGCAGGCCTTTCGACCGCGCCGGGATCGGCAAACCCGCAGCCAGGGTCATGGCGCGGCACATGGGTGTGGCGAAGGGCAAAGCACGCGGCTACTTCGCACACGCGGCCGCGATGGATCCGCGTGCCGTCGGCGGCCGGCTCATCTCGGATGCGATGTGCAGGCGCTGGGTCGACGACATCGCCGAGGGCGCGCCCGGCGCGCTGTGGCAGGCCGAGCTCTACCCCACCGACACCCGGCCGGCGTACCACTCAAAGGAGCTCAGGCCAGCGTTCACGATCGGCTCAGGACTCAACGCGTGGCTTACCCACTTCGCGCGTACCGGCGAGGCCGGGTGGCGTCGATACACGGATGCCAAAACCGTCATACGCGTGCGCCTCGACGGCACGGGCGCAGCGGAAGTCACTGACCCGCTCGGCTACCTGCGCGGCGTTTTCGGGCCGGTCAGTTAG
- the hrcA gene encoding heat-inducible transcriptional repressor HrcA: MSAADDRRRAVLRAIVADYIAQQEPVGSKALVERHKLGVSSATIRNDMSVLEQQGYISQTHTSSGRIPTQAGYRAFVDALHDDVKPLSVAERHAILDFLEHGVDLEDVLRRSVQLLAQLTNQAAVVQLPNLEISRVKHCEVVALTPTRLLLVVITDSGRVDQRNVELASPLADAHVPVLRDLLNDILVGRTMREATAGLSTLHARAPRELADAVSRCTAVLVDTLVDTTADRLLIAGAGNLTVHRLADLHSVIDALEQQVVVLKLLATAQDLERVSVRIGRENENEEFSQAAIVTTAYGSGDEALGGLGVVGPTYMDYPGTMQKVATVARYISRILQGE; the protein is encoded by the coding sequence ATGAGTGCTGCTGATGACCGCCGCCGCGCGGTGCTGCGCGCAATCGTTGCCGACTACATCGCGCAGCAAGAACCCGTCGGATCCAAGGCGCTGGTGGAGCGCCACAAGCTGGGCGTGAGCTCGGCGACCATCCGCAACGACATGAGCGTGCTGGAACAACAGGGCTACATCAGCCAAACCCACACCTCGTCAGGGCGCATCCCCACGCAGGCCGGCTACCGCGCATTCGTTGACGCGCTGCACGACGACGTCAAGCCGCTGTCGGTGGCCGAACGCCACGCCATCCTCGACTTCCTTGAGCACGGCGTCGACCTCGAGGACGTGCTGCGCCGCAGCGTGCAGCTGCTCGCGCAGCTGACCAACCAGGCCGCCGTCGTGCAGCTGCCCAACCTGGAGATCTCGCGGGTCAAGCACTGCGAGGTCGTCGCGCTCACGCCGACGCGCCTGCTGCTGGTCGTGATCACGGATTCCGGTCGCGTGGACCAGCGCAACGTGGAGCTGGCGAGCCCGCTCGCGGACGCGCACGTGCCGGTGCTGCGCGACCTGCTCAACGACATCCTCGTCGGCCGCACCATGCGCGAGGCCACCGCCGGGCTGTCCACCCTGCACGCGCGCGCCCCGCGCGAACTCGCCGACGCGGTCTCGCGTTGCACCGCGGTGCTGGTAGACACGCTCGTCGACACCACCGCGGACCGGCTACTCATTGCGGGGGCAGGCAACCTCACCGTGCACCGACTCGCCGACCTGCACAGCGTCATCGACGCGCTCGAGCAACAAGTCGTGGTGCTGAAGCTGCTCGCCACCGCGCAAGATCTGGAGCGGGTCTCGGTACGCATCGGGCGCGAAAACGAGAACGAGGAATTTTCCCAGGCAGCAATTGTTACAACTGCGTATGGATCCGGCGATGAGGCGCTCGGCGGGCTCGGGGTGGTGGGGCCGACCTACATGGACTACCCCGGTACCATGCAGAAGGTTGCCACCGTCGCCCGCTACATCAGCCGCATCCTGCAGGGCGAATAA
- the hemW gene encoding radical SAM family heme chaperone HemW — protein sequence MAESETGRDAFGVYIHVPFCATRCGYCDFNTYTPNEVESSHAEYFDALERELTLAAARVDVRGGADTVFIGGGTPSLLGAAGLSRVLDAVRGTFGLADGAEVTTESNPESTSPEYFAGLLEAGFTRVSLGMQSASAPVLKVLDRAHTPGRAVAAAKEARAAGFEHVNLDMIYGTPTETDDDVRKTLDAILSADVDHVSAYSLIVEDGTAMARKVRRGELPAPQEEVYARRYELIAEVLESAGFDWYEVSNWAKAGGECRHNLLYWRGGQWWGAGPGAHSFIGCERFANVKRPERYAALLRDGELPVDFSETLTDTERHDEQVMLGLRLKEGIPAGWVGKGARGVVEKHARGGLLTSGERIAVTDAGRLLADGIVTDILAAE from the coding sequence ATGGCTGAATCCGAGACAGGTCGAGACGCGTTCGGCGTCTACATCCACGTGCCTTTCTGTGCGACCCGCTGCGGCTACTGCGACTTCAACACGTACACACCCAACGAGGTCGAGTCCTCCCACGCGGAGTACTTCGACGCGCTCGAGCGGGAGCTCACGCTCGCTGCGGCGCGAGTGGACGTGCGCGGCGGCGCCGACACGGTGTTTATCGGCGGCGGCACGCCCTCGCTACTCGGTGCCGCGGGGCTTTCTCGGGTGCTGGACGCGGTGCGCGGCACCTTCGGACTCGCGGACGGGGCGGAGGTGACCACGGAGTCGAACCCGGAGTCCACCAGCCCCGAGTACTTCGCGGGCCTTCTCGAGGCGGGCTTTACTCGCGTCTCACTCGGCATGCAGTCGGCGTCCGCGCCGGTGCTCAAGGTGCTGGACCGCGCGCACACGCCGGGCCGCGCCGTCGCGGCGGCGAAGGAGGCCCGCGCCGCCGGGTTTGAGCACGTCAATCTCGACATGATCTACGGCACGCCGACGGAAACCGACGACGACGTGCGCAAAACCCTCGACGCCATCCTGTCGGCAGACGTGGACCACGTCTCCGCCTACTCGCTGATCGTGGAGGACGGCACGGCGATGGCGCGCAAAGTCCGCCGCGGTGAGCTGCCCGCGCCGCAGGAGGAGGTCTACGCCCGTCGCTACGAGCTCATCGCCGAGGTGCTCGAGTCCGCCGGCTTTGACTGGTACGAGGTCTCGAACTGGGCCAAAGCAGGAGGGGAGTGCCGTCACAACCTGCTCTACTGGCGCGGCGGCCAGTGGTGGGGCGCGGGCCCGGGCGCGCACTCGTTTATCGGCTGCGAACGCTTCGCCAACGTCAAGCGCCCCGAGCGCTACGCGGCGCTGCTGCGCGACGGCGAGCTGCCGGTGGACTTCTCCGAAACGCTCACCGACACCGAGCGCCACGACGAGCAGGTGATGCTCGGCCTGCGGCTCAAGGAGGGTATTCCTGCCGGATGGGTAGGTAAGGGGGCGCGGGGGGTCGTCGAGAAGCATGCACGCGGCGGGCTGCTCACTTCCGGCGAGCGGATCGCGGTCACGGATGCGGGCCGACTGCTTGCCGACGGCATCGTGACCGATATTTTGGCCGCCGAGTAG
- a CDS encoding AMP-dependent synthetase/ligase, with protein MSQNAYTTELGFTVPPEENCLSQLIELCTTQPHIVLFSRPRNYDWVNVTAGEFLEEVYEAAKGLVASGVEAGDRVAILSATRYEWALMDFAIWAAGAISVPIYPSSSMSQIQWILEDSGAKLALTETREHTQLISSFLLQDDGTPRLAGSTSKLQKIYEFNASGVETLKFEGRDVEQSLIDARVAAITHDHIGSLVYTSGTTGRPKGVELTHGNWIHQTRALIFNEIGEVAVPGKRVVTFLPLAHVLQRAVAIALAMAGATQSHWSDTSTLTVELQRARPNMVLGVPRVFEKVRNAAYNKAADGSAVGKRVFLEAERAAIEYSKALETPEGPTRVQKAKRKVFEKLVYSKLKEAMGGAVSYGITGGSAMSPELSHFYRGMGIPVYEGYGLTETCAAACVNNKVRQKIGTVGPPVNGYSVRINDDGEIEFAGPGVIKQYWNNPEATAEAFDGEWFNTGDLGEVDDEGFVRITGRKKDLIVTAGGKNVSPGPMEEIIRQDPLISNALIVGDGKPFIGVLVTLDEDELARWKANRNIPEHRKLTDLAQDASLRAEVQDAINMANATVSHAEAIKKFRILDRDLSEQENEMTPTMKVKRNVVFERFSEDIDKLYER; from the coding sequence ATGTCGCAGAATGCTTACACCACGGAACTCGGTTTTACTGTGCCGCCGGAAGAGAACTGCCTCAGCCAGCTCATTGAGCTGTGTACGACACAGCCGCACATCGTGCTGTTTTCGCGGCCGCGCAACTACGACTGGGTCAACGTGACGGCCGGCGAATTCCTCGAGGAAGTATACGAGGCGGCGAAAGGCCTGGTCGCCTCCGGCGTGGAGGCGGGCGACCGCGTGGCGATTTTATCGGCGACACGCTACGAGTGGGCGCTGATGGACTTCGCCATCTGGGCCGCGGGCGCGATCTCCGTGCCGATTTACCCGTCGAGCTCGATGTCGCAGATCCAGTGGATCCTCGAGGACTCCGGCGCGAAGCTAGCGCTGACGGAAACGCGCGAGCACACGCAGCTGATCAGCTCGTTCTTGCTGCAAGACGACGGCACGCCCAGGCTCGCGGGCTCGACCTCCAAGCTGCAAAAAATCTACGAGTTCAACGCCTCGGGCGTGGAGACCCTCAAGTTCGAGGGTCGGGACGTAGAGCAGTCGCTTATCGACGCCCGCGTGGCCGCCATCACCCACGACCACATCGGCTCGCTGGTCTACACCTCGGGCACGACCGGACGGCCCAAAGGCGTGGAGTTGACCCACGGCAACTGGATCCACCAAACCCGCGCGCTGATCTTCAACGAGATCGGTGAAGTCGCCGTGCCAGGCAAGCGCGTCGTGACGTTCTTGCCGCTCGCACACGTGCTGCAGCGCGCCGTGGCAATCGCACTCGCGATGGCGGGCGCGACCCAGTCGCACTGGTCGGATACCTCCACGCTGACCGTCGAGCTGCAGCGCGCCCGACCGAACATGGTGCTGGGTGTGCCGCGCGTATTTGAAAAGGTGCGCAACGCCGCCTACAACAAGGCCGCCGACGGGTCGGCCGTGGGCAAGCGCGTCTTCTTGGAAGCCGAGCGCGCCGCGATCGAGTACTCCAAGGCGCTGGAAACGCCCGAGGGCCCGACGCGCGTGCAGAAGGCAAAGCGCAAGGTCTTTGAAAAACTTGTCTACTCCAAGCTTAAGGAGGCCATGGGCGGGGCGGTGTCCTACGGGATTACCGGCGGTTCCGCGATGAGCCCCGAGCTCTCGCACTTCTACCGCGGCATGGGCATCCCCGTCTACGAGGGCTACGGGCTGACCGAAACGTGTGCCGCCGCGTGCGTGAACAACAAGGTGCGCCAGAAGATCGGTACCGTTGGCCCGCCGGTCAACGGCTACTCGGTGCGCATCAACGACGACGGCGAGATCGAATTCGCCGGGCCGGGCGTGATCAAGCAGTACTGGAACAACCCCGAGGCCACCGCAGAAGCCTTCGACGGCGAATGGTTCAACACCGGCGACTTGGGCGAAGTTGACGACGAGGGGTTTGTGCGCATCACCGGCCGCAAGAAGGACCTCATCGTCACCGCCGGCGGCAAGAACGTCTCGCCCGGCCCGATGGAGGAGATCATCCGCCAGGACCCGCTGATCTCCAACGCGCTGATCGTCGGCGACGGCAAGCCGTTCATCGGCGTGCTCGTCACACTCGACGAAGACGAGCTCGCGCGCTGGAAGGCCAACCGCAACATCCCCGAGCATCGCAAGCTCACCGACCTCGCCCAGGACGCGAGCCTGCGCGCCGAGGTCCAGGATGCGATCAACATGGCCAACGCCACCGTCTCGCACGCCGAGGCGATCAAGAAGTTCCGCATTTTGGACCGCGACCTGTCTGAGCAGGAAAACGAGATGACGCCGACGATGAAGGTCAAGCGCAACGTCGTCTTCGAGCGCTTCAGCGAGGACATCGACAAGCTCTACGAGCGGTAG
- the malQ gene encoding 4-alpha-glucanotransferase, producing the protein MNEELLLSLAQSYGFGTTYRASDGQLTTPPNQSFLKLLRAIGVDVPDSPTDDTLRSLLDARVTELATRPLPPTVVATAGEEQHFNVHVHDGHYAHCWIRLEDGSSRDAYQDENWAPPTTAADGTVWGEATFHVPGDLPEGWHELHLESDNLHEVCTLIVVPARLQSNEACVQRPNFGVMAQLYSVRSTQSWGIGDFEDLARLAETVAAEGADYLLINPVHAAQPVPPVEDSPYLPTSRRFVNPIYISVEAVPEYASLDADTRAEIDELAAPVKALNRTADPLERDRIFGTKLAVLRELFYLSQQDEGRSHDFELYTLDEGAGLREFAQWCAARAAAVDRGQHAAAEAAEETVLFYMWLQFIADEQRRVAQDRALAAGMRIGIMTDLAVGIHPDGADAHTLADVLVPAASVGAPPDQYSQQGQDWSQPPWNPEALANAGYAPWRDLLRTVLRHSGGIRVDHILGLFRLFWLPREDTPADGLYMNYDHRAMLGILLLEAQRAGAVVVGEDLGTFEPWVQDVLRDTGVFGTSVLWFESIPPAGAPRPADQYRHLALSAVGTHDLPPTAGYLEGAHNELRATLGLVNQSLDELNANDGVWIGRVLNQARAEGAFAGTPFAETDFSQYDLGEFDAAGSLDDLLVGLTRFIASTPSAMTVTNLVDMVGDRRIQNQPGTNSEQYSNWCIPLTDAAGTPVLIDDLADNPLFHRVAEASRRPDAV; encoded by the coding sequence ATGAACGAGGAACTTTTGCTGTCCCTGGCCCAGTCCTACGGCTTTGGCACCACCTACCGAGCCTCCGACGGGCAGCTAACCACCCCACCCAACCAGTCCTTCCTCAAATTGCTGCGCGCCATCGGCGTCGACGTGCCCGACTCCCCCACCGACGACACGCTCCGCTCGCTTCTCGACGCCCGCGTGACCGAGCTCGCGACCCGCCCTCTTCCACCCACCGTGGTGGCGACCGCAGGCGAGGAGCAGCACTTCAACGTGCACGTCCATGACGGGCACTACGCGCACTGCTGGATCCGCCTCGAGGACGGCTCCTCCCGCGATGCCTACCAGGACGAAAACTGGGCGCCACCGACCACCGCCGCCGACGGCACCGTGTGGGGCGAGGCAACCTTCCACGTCCCCGGCGACCTGCCCGAGGGCTGGCACGAGCTGCACTTGGAATCCGACAACCTGCACGAGGTCTGCACGCTGATCGTCGTCCCCGCGCGCCTGCAGTCCAACGAGGCCTGCGTGCAGCGCCCCAACTTTGGTGTGATGGCGCAGCTCTACTCGGTGCGCTCGACCCAGTCCTGGGGCATTGGCGACTTCGAGGACCTCGCTCGACTGGCCGAAACCGTTGCCGCCGAAGGCGCCGACTACCTGCTGATCAACCCGGTGCACGCCGCGCAGCCGGTGCCGCCGGTGGAGGACTCACCGTACCTGCCGACCTCGCGCCGCTTTGTCAACCCCATCTACATCTCGGTCGAGGCCGTGCCCGAGTACGCGAGCCTGGACGCGGACACCCGCGCCGAGATCGACGAGCTCGCCGCGCCGGTCAAAGCCCTGAACCGCACCGCCGATCCGCTCGAGCGCGACCGTATCTTCGGCACCAAGCTCGCCGTTCTGCGCGAACTGTTCTACCTCTCCCAGCAGGATGAGGGCCGCTCCCACGACTTCGAGCTCTACACGCTCGACGAGGGCGCGGGGCTGCGCGAGTTTGCGCAGTGGTGCGCCGCACGCGCCGCGGCCGTAGACCGCGGACAGCACGCCGCAGCCGAGGCCGCCGAAGAGACGGTGCTGTTCTACATGTGGCTGCAGTTCATCGCCGACGAGCAGCGCCGCGTCGCCCAGGACCGCGCGCTTGCCGCCGGGATGCGCATCGGCATCATGACCGACCTGGCCGTGGGCATCCACCCGGACGGTGCTGACGCGCACACGCTCGCCGACGTGCTCGTGCCCGCCGCCTCCGTCGGCGCGCCGCCGGACCAGTACTCCCAGCAGGGCCAGGACTGGTCGCAGCCGCCGTGGAACCCGGAGGCGCTCGCGAACGCCGGCTACGCGCCGTGGCGCGACCTGCTGCGTACCGTACTGCGCCACTCTGGCGGCATCCGCGTCGACCACATCCTGGGCCTGTTCCGCCTGTTCTGGCTACCGCGCGAGGACACGCCGGCCGACGGGCTGTACATGAACTACGACCACCGCGCCATGCTGGGCATCCTGCTTTTGGAGGCGCAGCGCGCAGGCGCCGTCGTCGTCGGCGAGGACCTCGGCACCTTTGAGCCGTGGGTCCAGGACGTGCTGCGCGACACCGGCGTCTTCGGCACCTCCGTGCTGTGGTTTGAGTCCATCCCGCCGGCGGGCGCACCGCGGCCTGCGGACCAGTACCGCCACCTCGCGCTGTCTGCGGTCGGCACGCACGACCTGCCGCCGACGGCCGGCTACCTCGAGGGCGCGCACAACGAGCTGCGCGCCACACTGGGGCTGGTCAACCAGTCGCTAGACGAGCTCAACGCCAACGACGGCGTGTGGATCGGGCGCGTGCTCAACCAGGCCCGCGCCGAGGGCGCGTTCGCGGGTACCCCGTTCGCGGAGACGGACTTCAGCCAGTACGACTTAGGTGAGTTCGACGCTGCGGGCTCGCTCGACGACCTGCTGGTGGGGCTCACCCGCTTCATCGCCTCCACCCCGTCTGCGATGACGGTGACGAATCTGGTGGACATGGTCGGCGATCGTCGCATCCAGAATCAGCCCGGCACGAACTCGGAGCAGTACTCCAACTGGTGCATCCCGCTGACCGACGCGGCCGGCACCCCCGTGCTTATCGACGATCTCGCCGACAACCCGCTGTTCCACCGCGTCGCCGAGGCCTCTCGCCGGCCGGACGCGGTCTAG
- a CDS encoding M3 family metallopeptidase encodes MTNPLLAPSTLPYQLPDFDAIELAHVEQAFATALSRHEAEIAAICAEATPTWENTVEAFELAGADLDRVAAWFFNLQGTDATAEFDAVADRIVPRLTAHTDAIYQNAGLYRRLRAVEVPADEESQRLHDLLLRRFSRRGADLDAVGQARLRELNERLAELSEHFGRNLLADTKRLAVRFTREELAGASEDQLAAFADGDSYLIPIELPSTQSLQADLTDPAARRALFDASLSRGAESNAPLVREAVTLRQERAKLLGFATHADYVIAEETAGTADAARALLADLAPAAAANAAAERKLDGELAASRGADLGEDGLDGADWPYWSAQRRAEELDVDEAELRKYFPLWQVLEDGVFYAANLLYGITVTRREDLRAYREDVQVWEVKDHDGTGLGLLLTDYAARESKRGGAWMSSFVDQSHLADTKPVVVNVMSVNSELLTIDEVTTVFHEFGHALHGLLSDVRYPSLSGTNVPRDWVEFPSQINENYAFAPEIVRNYARHVDTGAPLPPAMLNAVRASRAFGQGFATAEYLAAAAIDLEWHSLDGTPPQDIDAFEADVLRRYHLDVPGLTPRYRSTWFNHIFAGGYSAGYYSYLWAEALDADGFELIREQGINRDTGEKFREAILSRGASRDYAEAYRAFRGRDKDTRPLLVRRGLEGTAV; translated from the coding sequence ATGACCAATCCACTGCTTGCACCATCGACGCTGCCGTACCAACTGCCCGATTTCGACGCCATCGAGCTGGCTCACGTCGAGCAGGCGTTTGCTACGGCGCTTTCCCGCCACGAGGCGGAAATCGCGGCAATCTGCGCGGAAGCAACCCCCACGTGGGAAAACACCGTCGAGGCCTTCGAACTGGCAGGCGCTGACCTGGATCGCGTGGCTGCCTGGTTTTTCAACCTGCAGGGCACCGACGCCACCGCCGAGTTCGACGCCGTGGCCGATCGCATCGTGCCGCGGCTTACCGCCCACACGGACGCGATCTACCAAAATGCCGGGCTCTACCGTCGGCTGCGCGCCGTCGAGGTGCCCGCCGACGAGGAGTCGCAGCGCCTCCACGACCTGCTGTTGCGCCGCTTTAGCCGCCGCGGCGCGGATCTCGACGCCGTCGGTCAAGCGCGGCTGCGCGAGCTCAACGAGCGGCTCGCCGAGCTCTCTGAGCACTTCGGCCGCAACCTGCTCGCCGACACCAAGCGCCTCGCGGTCCGCTTCACCCGCGAGGAGCTCGCGGGGGCAAGCGAGGACCAGCTCGCCGCGTTTGCCGACGGCGACAGCTACCTCATCCCCATCGAACTGCCCTCGACCCAGTCGCTCCAGGCCGACCTTACCGACCCCGCCGCCCGCCGCGCGCTTTTCGACGCCTCCTTGTCACGCGGCGCCGAATCCAACGCCCCACTTGTGCGCGAGGCTGTCACACTGCGCCAGGAGCGCGCGAAGCTGCTCGGCTTTGCCACACACGCCGACTACGTCATTGCCGAGGAAACCGCGGGCACCGCAGATGCAGCGCGGGCGCTGCTCGCGGACCTCGCGCCGGCCGCGGCGGCGAACGCGGCAGCCGAGCGCAAACTCGACGGCGAGCTCGCGGCCTCCCGCGGGGCCGACCTCGGCGAGGACGGCCTCGACGGTGCCGACTGGCCGTACTGGTCCGCGCAGCGCCGCGCCGAGGAGCTCGACGTCGATGAGGCGGAGCTGCGCAAGTACTTCCCGCTGTGGCAGGTGCTCGAGGACGGCGTCTTCTATGCGGCAAACCTGCTCTACGGCATCACCGTGACCCGCCGCGAGGACCTGCGTGCCTACCGCGAGGACGTGCAGGTGTGGGAGGTCAAAGACCACGACGGCACGGGCCTCGGCCTTTTGCTTACCGACTACGCCGCGCGCGAGAGCAAACGTGGCGGTGCCTGGATGAGCAGCTTCGTCGACCAGTCGCACCTGGCCGACACCAAGCCGGTGGTGGTCAACGTGATGAGCGTGAACAGCGAGCTGCTCACCATCGACGAGGTCACTACCGTCTTCCACGAGTTCGGCCACGCCCTGCACGGCCTGCTCTCGGACGTGCGCTACCCGTCGCTATCTGGCACCAACGTCCCGCGCGACTGGGTCGAGTTCCCCTCGCAGATCAACGAGAACTACGCGTTCGCGCCCGAGATCGTGCGCAACTACGCCCGCCACGTCGATACCGGCGCGCCACTTCCGCCCGCCATGTTGAACGCCGTGCGTGCCTCGCGCGCCTTCGGCCAGGGCTTCGCCACTGCGGAATACCTCGCGGCCGCGGCGATCGACCTGGAGTGGCACTCACTCGACGGCACCCCGCCGCAGGACATCGACGCCTTCGAGGCCGACGTTTTGCGCCGTTACCACCTTGACGTGCCGGGGCTCACGCCGCGCTACCGCTCGACCTGGTTCAACCACATCTTCGCCGGCGGCTACTCGGCGGGCTACTACTCCTACCTGTGGGCCGAGGCGCTCGACGCCGACGGCTTCGAGCTCATCCGCGAGCAGGGGATTAACCGCGACACCGGCGAGAAGTTTCGCGAGGCGATCCTCTCGCGCGGCGCTTCCCGCGACTACGCCGAGGCCTACCGCGCGTTCCGCGGCCGCGACAAGGACACCCGCCCGCTGCTTGTGCGGCGCGGGCTCGAGGGGACGGCGGTGTAG
- the dnaJ gene encoding molecular chaperone DnaJ, which yields MARDYYGILGVDREATEQEIKKAYRKLARKYHPDVNPSEEAAEKFAELSLAQEVLLDPKKRSIVDRGGDPMEQGGGAPGGAGGFGGFGGVGDIFEAFFGGGTGGREPRSRVQPGNDALLRTQITLEEAFSGVRKEVTVDTAVLCDKCHGSGSESGAKPETCDYCKGHGAVQEMQQSFLGNVMTTHECPKCHGYGEIITDPCRQCAGDGRVRATRDLTVKIPAGIASGMRIRMADQGEVGHGGGPAGDLYVEVHTTPHKVFAREGNDLHLELRLPMYDAALGTALHVDNLAGETTTIDVPAGVQPGEQIVLAGEGMPKLRAEGAGDMVAHVQVVVPTELSKEERDSLEKLREGHADTARVHTGEDGGGEGFFSRMRDRFRR from the coding sequence TTGGCACGTGACTATTACGGCATCCTCGGCGTGGACCGGGAAGCCACCGAGCAGGAGATTAAGAAGGCGTACCGCAAGCTCGCCCGAAAATACCACCCGGACGTGAACCCGTCCGAGGAGGCGGCGGAGAAGTTCGCGGAGCTCTCGCTCGCCCAGGAGGTGCTGCTGGATCCGAAGAAACGCAGCATCGTCGACCGCGGCGGCGACCCGATGGAGCAGGGCGGCGGCGCACCCGGCGGTGCAGGCGGCTTCGGCGGATTTGGCGGCGTCGGCGACATCTTCGAGGCGTTCTTCGGCGGCGGCACCGGTGGACGCGAGCCGCGCTCCCGCGTCCAGCCGGGCAACGACGCGCTGCTGCGCACCCAGATCACCCTGGAAGAGGCGTTTTCCGGCGTGCGTAAGGAAGTCACCGTGGACACCGCAGTGCTGTGCGACAAGTGCCACGGCTCCGGCTCCGAGTCGGGCGCGAAGCCGGAGACCTGTGATTACTGCAAGGGCCACGGCGCGGTCCAGGAGATGCAGCAGTCCTTCCTGGGCAACGTGATGACCACGCACGAGTGCCCGAAGTGTCACGGCTACGGCGAAATCATCACCGATCCCTGCCGCCAGTGCGCCGGCGACGGCCGCGTGCGCGCCACCCGCGACCTGACGGTGAAGATCCCGGCAGGCATCGCCTCCGGCATGCGCATCCGCATGGCGGATCAGGGCGAGGTTGGCCACGGTGGCGGCCCGGCCGGCGACCTGTACGTCGAGGTCCACACCACCCCGCACAAGGTCTTCGCACGCGAGGGCAACGACTTGCACCTCGAGCTGCGTCTGCCCATGTACGACGCGGCGCTCGGCACCGCGCTGCACGTGGACAACCTGGCGGGCGAGACCACCACGATCGACGTGCCCGCGGGCGTGCAGCCGGGCGAGCAGATCGTGCTTGCCGGCGAGGGGATGCCGAAGCTGCGCGCCGAAGGCGCCGGCGACATGGTCGCGCACGTGCAGGTTGTCGTGCCGACCGAGCTGTCGAAGGAGGAGCGCGACAGCCTGGAGAAGCTACGCGAGGGTCACGCGGACACGGCGCGCGTGCACACCGGCGAAGACGGCGGCGGCGAGGGCTTCTTCTCGCGTATGCGTGACAGGTTCCGTCGCTAA